The following are encoded in a window of Kogia breviceps isolate mKogBre1 chromosome 10, mKogBre1 haplotype 1, whole genome shotgun sequence genomic DNA:
- the GCM1 gene encoding chorion-specific transcription factor GCMa codes for MELENVDSEDKETLSWDINDMKLPQNVKKTDWFQEWPDAYEKHIYSSEDRNAQRHVSSWAMRNTNNHNSRILKKSCLGVVVCSRDCLVAEGRKVYLRPAICDKARQKQQRKRCPNCDGPLKLIPCRGHGGFPVTNFWRHDGRFIFFQSKGEHDHPKPETKLEAEARRAMKKTHSASSSVSSKMKQGPQIKPLPGETQSWESLTWSFQEGVQLPSSYSGHLIGNAPQQKALNDGSSFSERYGLGRTSDPRDPTPTLGPTQLYEKCDLSNSRVSSSQDLLQPPVSGVFSDYGDLQTWNKNVALGRNPSNDNSCSSYPFPLTSWPYDFSPSQSSSEPFLQQIPMEQPAAKTSCHPFWPNQGGELYEEKVHVDFNSYHPSTTCHSPQEDPFLLTYTSQPHHQYSLPGKSSKWDFDEEMRYMGLDHCNNEMLLNLCPLR; via the exons AATGTGAAAAAGACGGACTGGTTCCAGGAATGGCCAGATGCCTACGAGAAGCACATCTACAGCTCGGAGGACAGGAACGCGCAGCGGCACGTGAGCAGCTGGGCCATGCGCAACACCAACAACCACAACTCCCGCATCCTCAAGAAGTCCTGCCTGGGCGTGGTGGTCTGCAGCCGCGACTGCCTAGTCGCTGAGGGCCGTAAGGTCTACCTGAGGCCTGCCATCTGCGACAAGGCCCGGCAGAAGCAGCAGA GGAAACGCTGTCCCAACTGCGATGGGCCCCTGAAGCTCATTCcctgccgaggccacgggggcttTCCCGTCACTAACTTCTGGAGGCACGACGGACGCTTCATATTTTTCCAG TCAAAGGGAGAGCATGATCATCCAAAGCCAGAAACCAAATTGGAAGCCGAGGCCAGAAGAGCAATGAAGAAAACGCACTCGGCGTCTTCCTCTGTCTCCTCGAAGATGAAACAGGGCCCACAGATAAAG cCTCTTCCAGGTGAAACACAAAGTTGGGAAAGTTTAACTTGGTCTTTCCAGGAAGGTGTCCAATTGCCTAGTAGTTACAGTGGACATTTAATAGGTAACGCTCCCCAGCAGAAGGCACTGAATGACGGCTCGTCCTTCTCTGAGCGTTATGGTCTGGGGAGAACCTCTGACCCCAGAGACCCCACTCCCACCTTGGGCCCCACTCAGCTCTACGAGAAATGCGATTTGTCCAATAGTCGGGTCTCCAGCAGCCAGGACCTGCTTCAGCCTCCTGTCTCTGGAGTCTTCTCTGATTACGGTGACCTGCAAACATGGAATAAGAATGTTGCTTTGGGGAGAAATCCTTCCAATGACAACAGTTGTTCCAGTTACCCTTTTCCTCTGACCAGCTGGCCTTACGATTTCTCCCCTTCCCAGAGCTCTTCAGAACCCTTTCTCCAGCAGATTCCCATGGAACAGCCAGCAGCCAAAACTAGCTGTCACCCCTTCTGGCCAAATCAAGGGGGTGAACTTTATGAAGAGAAGGTGCATGTGGATTTTAACAGCTACCACCCTTCCACCACTTGCCATTCACCTCAGGAAGACCCCTTTCTCCTCACCTACACCTCTCAGCCCCATCATCAATATTCTCTGCCTGGCAAGAGCAGCAAATGGGATTTTGATGAAGAAATGAGGTACATGGGTTTGGATCACTGCAACAACGAAATGCTTCTAAACCTCTGTCCTTTAAGATGA